One region of Wyeomyia smithii strain HCP4-BCI-WySm-NY-G18 chromosome 3, ASM2978416v1, whole genome shotgun sequence genomic DNA includes:
- the LOC129731102 gene encoding probable 28S ribosomal protein S6, mitochondrial: MPTYELVLILRQMPRPEVISVLKRTATAIFDKGGVIRKLDNLGTRPLPFKTSVHGLVHRTGSHFIVTFDTPPSTVEELEEEYGRDVDIIRKRIYKANANEQDQVSCTLHEEMLPPAYRKDVQKMVAIASRNKKKGFQYNSGLDYYPFQK, from the exons ATGCCCACTTACGAGCTAGTTTTAATTCTTCGACAAATGCCAAGG CCAGAGGTAATTTCTGTTTTGAAGCGCACAGCAACAGCTATTTTCGATAAAGGAGGTGTTATACGTAAACTGGATAACCTCGGAACTCGTCCATTGCCATTTAAAACCAGTGTTCATGGATTAGTTCATCGTACGGGATCACATTTCATCGTTACCTTTGATACTCCCCCATCGACTGTGGAAGAACTAGAAGAAGAGTATGGCCGAGATGTTGATATAATTCGTAAACGCATCTATAAAGCAAATGCCAATGAACAGGATCAAGTTAGTTGTACCCTGCACGAAGAGATGCTTCCTCCAGCTTATCGAAAAGACGTACAGAAAATGGTTGCAATCGCGAGCAGGAATAAAAAGAAAGGTTTCCAGTACAACTCTGGATTGGATTATTATCCTTTCCAAAAATAG